The Musa acuminata AAA Group cultivar baxijiao chromosome BXJ3-6, Cavendish_Baxijiao_AAA, whole genome shotgun sequence region ATCGCTTGTGTAATATGATAGTCCTGATAATACAAATGTAAAGCGCCCAAGCATTAGTAGCGTGATTGCTGGATTGGGGACCAGCGACCATACCAATGATGTTATTAGAACAACAGATAAATCAATTCACTGGACACGGATCACAACATCATAACCAAAACTGCAAATAATCAAAGAAAAGAACCACTTCGAAAACGAAAAGACAAAACCAAAGAAGCTTTTTGTCCCAAGACCAACGAAGCTATTAGCATTAGCAAGTGCCTGGGTTGCAAGAGTAACGCAAGAAACGAAGACATACTGCTGACGTATATCGTGGAGCTGAAATCCCGACGAAAGCACAACCCTCTCTCGGGAAGGATGAATCTCCTCCAGATTGCTGTACTCCACATGACTCTCGCTGCCTGCTACTTCATATTCTCTATCGTCTATTCCATCTGACAAAGCGAACCCTAACAGAACCCTTTTGACGCCCGGGACGCTTACTCAGCCTCAGAGACACAGCAACTAGTTAACGGGTCGGATTTGAACAACATTATAGATCCGATCAGGTTAGGTCCGGGAATGTGTTGGAATTTGCACGATCACAACCGTACGCGTGTATAAAATAATGACTTCGTCTTTCTAATAATTAAGTGGGTTTAATTAAGCATGTAAACGCAAGTTTCGGAGTCGTTGCTTATTGGGATTTTTTCTGTTGCGTTCGGAAAATGAAAGAGATGAGGACGACAAGGTAGCGCCCTTCAAATTGGGGTTTCTCGACACGGAGGAGTATTGTGGGAACGGATTAGACGGGAGGGGAAGAGAAGGCGTTTTCGATCATATCCTTCGCGAAGAAAGGTCCGCAATACCATATATTGGCGATTACTTTTCTTCTCTTTGCCGGAGTCTGTTTGTTGAAAGATTGTCGTGATTTCTCGATTATTAATTGGGAATTTTGGTTGGAGTTGTGATTGTTTTGGAGCAGTTTGGATTTCTCCCAATTCCTTTGGTCAATTTCATCCTCTTCTCGCCGCATCGGATTTGTCCCCGTCGAGATTGAGGCGTATTACTGGGTTTGGGTTCCTACCAAGTGCTACACTACGAACGTCATCCTCTTATTTGGCATGTCGAATTTGTCTTGGTTGAGATCTAGGGTTCATCCAACATAAATGGGGAGGGGATTCATAAAAATTATCGTGCTGGGGTTGGAAGTGTTGTTGGATAATCTCGAGAAATATTCGATGAAGATGAAAATTTATGGAAGATTGTTTTCTGACGATTCTGGGGGATGAGAGAGAGGAACATTGTTGGAAGTTCATAAATGTGTAGTGGAAAAAACATGATGTTCTGTAGATGTCCAGATTTAACAATGTACATAATTGGGGATACCAGTATGTCTTCAGCGGGGAACATGTTGAGTCGGAGTAGGCCTGGATTATTTGGACATGATCGCATGTTTCCAGTCCGGAGTCTTATTCCTCGCCCAATTGATGGTCTGACTCTTATCTAGAATGATGGATCTGAGTATTCTTTGACTCTTATCTGGAATGATGGATCCGAGTATTCTTTGACTCTTATCTAGAATGTTCGATCGCAGTTTTACTTATTAATATCCACCAATTTTTACATGGGAGTCATGGTTCACTCATTTTGATCCGTCTTCCCTGACATTCTTTATCATGATCAGGTTATTATTCAGTATCCTGGATTGATAGAATATATTTGAAATATTACTCTCGCTTGCCTTTGTAACTAGGAAGATTTCTTTAAGTTTCAACATCATCATTTTCATGAGCTCACTGAATTGATTATGTTATCTCTATGCAGTATCTTTGGCCTCTATGCAATATTTTTTGCTTTGACAATATCAGTCTTGATATTATCATTTTCCTAGTAAATTAGATGCCAGATTTCATTGGTGTCTTCTGTTATTTCATGGGCTTCATCTTGAGAATTTCTTAGTCCTAATATTATGCTTTATATTACAACAGAAGCTACAGATTAGATTTCTTGATATCTTACGGTGGAGATTATGTATGTAGATTCTGTCAGTAGCAATGGCAACTTCTTTAGATCAATGGACGAGGGAGCTCAATGAAGCTTCAAAGCTTGCAGAGGATATTAGTGTGATGATATCTGAAAGGGGATCTTTGCCTCCATCAGGCCCAGATACCCAACGCCATTTAACTGCAATGAGGAGGAAGATAACAATTCTCCGGACCAGATTGGAGAGCTTGGAGTCTATTCTTTCGAAGCTTCCGAGTTTGCAACCAATGTATGTGTTTTTTAATTCCTTCAATTTTTCATTATTCAATACTTTTACCCTTTCTTTTGCCTGTAATTTCAGTTTTTCATTATTTTAGGATGGGTTTACTAGTAGTTCTAGGGTCAAGTTATTTGGAGTCTTGACTTGTTCTATCTAATGAGGGGGATACAGTAGAGTATTTTTTGACAAAATTAACTCTTCGCACTAAATTAGGCTGAGAGGTGAAAATGCTTTGTTGTTACTGCTATGAGAAAGAtaagagaaaaagaaggaaaaggaaagaTAGGAATCACAAGGGAGAAGAGGATAAAAgcagaaaagaacaaaaagacaAGAGGTCTATGTCCTGTCAGTACTGTATTTCCAGAAGCAAAACTCTGTCTATTATTGTTTGTTTGGGAGAAGCTACCCTCATAGATAGCTCTCTAACAGGATCACTTTTAGTCAACCTGGGATTCTAAATGGAAGAAAAATAAACAGATTTAATGGCAATTGGTGAATCTCTTATGGACACAATGCACGGTAGGGAATTTCAGTTCTTCCAGACTCTTGACTGTTGAAAAATCAAAAATCTTGTTCTAGCTGTTCTGGTGAATCCtttatctgggaacagccaacccTGAAAATGTTGGTTACGCATTGGGACCTTGTTGTTGACACACAATGGTTTGGGTGATATCTTGAATATGCCCTTTTCAGATTTTAACtttcaagaatgcagcaaagTGAGTTAGCAAATGCAGATAGAAAGTTCACAAAAATTGTTTCTTTTGTGGAAAGGGGGATATATTGATGGTTTGGATGAGATATTGGAGGTAACTCAAAGAAACTAAGTATATGTACAAAAGAAACATGATATACAATATCCCAATCTGATTAGTTCAACATTAACTATGGGTTAGTGTCGACTGGTATATGAGTTACCACATGTGATACCAAACTAGCAAATTACATGTGATGTGTATCCCAGCAAATCTCTATTCTAATAGAGACACGCCTATAATATGGTGCCAGTGATGTGATGAACCATAGTCCCTCTGGACCTCACATCACCTGTAAAGATCTATGTGATATTTCTGATGATCTATCTGACGAGAACATGAGGATTTTAAGTGGTTAAGATTGTGCTCGATCTTTTTGGTTTGGAAAAGCCTTAATCtggtgccttagaccaactcggcaatCTCAGCTGATGATCGTGCTCGATTTGGTTAGCTTCATTTCAATTATATGAGTCACAACTCACCTTTGTCTTGTGAGTACCTCTTTTTGAAGGCATAACAACCTACCTGGTTCGGCTGGGTTCGTGATGCAAGAAATTGTGTGCTAaaatagttttcttttctttaataggAAACCAAAATGCAATTCTTTCCAGTTTCCTCCTATTTTGACTTCTTTTTAAGTAGCAGTTGCCTCTCCCCGTCTTCCATCtcacttttctttttctgtaaCAGTTCAACTTTCTCTGCTGTCTAGTCCAGGCCATCACATCATAGCAACTCATCTGTTTCATTTTTGTCTACCACATACTTGTTCACCTCTAGAACAGCCCTCACATTAGAGTGAATATTCTTAAAAGTGCAGTGTCGTATCTTCCAGTGTGATCCTATCTCCAAGAGTGTACATGAGAGATTGTGATGAATGTCTAAAGAGGTGGCAAAAAGTAAATTAAGCTCATCTTTAGACATCTCGATGAATAATCAAGGTGTTTAGGAACTTAAGCTCTTGAGCCTCTGCCTGATAATCCTTCAGAACTGCTTCTTTCTTTCTTGAATGACAATGTAAGAAGATTATTTTACTTGGAAGGTGTCTGGGAAGCAAAAACAACTGTATGATAGGAAGAGTTGGATTTTCATGGATGAGTTGTTTAGAAAACTTTATTTAAATAGGTTGAGCATGTCTCATGAGTAAAGATAGAGCTTGAAGCTATAATACCTGTATTGATATATATTACAAATATGCTGTCGTTGTGGCTGAAAACTAAAATTCTTGACACTCGGAGGAAACCAATCAAGCTCCAACTGAGTGTCGGCCATTTCCTTTGACCCCAAAAATTGTTGATCTGAATCTGGATCTCATGATTCCACAGGCTACTGAAAGTACATCAATGAAGACTTTTTGATGAACTTTATCCTGAAAATATTATGCTATCATCAGTGGAAAGCTATGAGTACTAGAGGTGGTTGATTTAgtgtattcttttttcttttttttttatagaagagTAACGTCGTTGCAGCATTGAAAATTTTGTAGGCTCAGTGGAAAAGTTCATAGGTTCATCATTACAATGTTTTTTATTCTCCATATACTGCTGGTATAAATTTATTCATAATTATTATGAGTTcatatttttcatttaactaGTCTCTAATTTATGAGACATTCTACCACCATTTTGTGTTAGGTAGCATAAGGTGACAGTTTTTTCTCATGTACAGACAGAGCACTTGTAATTGTGATATCAATCTATCATTTTACATTAGGAAAATGATAAATAAtcaatttttcattttttataaacTTCTTCTTAATGTAGAAAGGATAAGGAGTTAAATAAGCGTCAAGAAATGCTAGCAAATCTGAAATCTAAAGCGGACCAGATGGCATCTGAGTTAAATATGTCAAACTTCGGCAACAGGTTTGCCTTCAGTCCTTTCTAGTGGTATTTCTTTATCTTTTAGTTTCTATCATATTCTAGTTTGCCAAAGTGTAAGGCATTTCAGTCTTTCTGATGTGAATCAAGTTGGTGTCTCATCTTTTGCATGTGTGGCTTATTGGTGGACTTTTGTTATCATGGTAGCTCACTAGTTAGTCATCAAGTTAACTATCCATTTAAACATAGGAAGGACTTGTTTGGAGATGGTAAAAAGTCAGCTGATGTGGTAAGCAGAACTGCTGGGTTGGATAATCAAGGTATCGTTGGTTTACAAAGGCAAATTATGAGAGGTATGCTCTGATAATTTTTGTTCCTGTCTTCaatagtttgttttctatttgacCTATATCTATTTATTGGTTCTGTAGAACAAGACGAGGGCCTTGAAAAGTTGGAGGAGACTGTGTTAAGTacaaaacatattgcactagcagTTAATGAAGAATTGGATCTGCATACAAGATTAATTGTATGTAACATCATGATCGAGTTCTTTCTAATGTCATTTTTTTTCAGAACTTTAGCAGTCACTATTAACTGTGTTTTTGGGCTGATGCAGGATGATCTCGATGAACATGTTGACATAACTGACACGCGGCTACAGGTATTATcattctttcttttcattagctTATTTGACCTCAATGAGTCTAATGGCACCACCATCTCACCCAAACGTAGTACTTAtttccttttgcttcttttgttccCTTTTGAACAAAACTTCATATTGTAAATACATAAAACCATAATAGCCATAGGAGAAATGGATACTGGTATATGTCTTAAGGAAACAATGCGATCCATCTAGTTTTCAAAATCTAGACTTTTTGAGGTTATACTTTGTTTGGATCCTGCTTTAGACTGAACTCTTTACCatgtaaagtttttttttttttttgaagaaacaTAGGTTAGATTTTGATGTACAAGTGCCAGTATCTGACTGAGCAACTGTAATTATGAAATAGACATTGCTTCTCATTTGTTGACTTCATGCAGAGAGTGCAAAAGAGGCTGGCAATCCTAAGCAAGCGCACAAAAGGTGGTTGTTCGTGCATGTGTCTGCTCCTTTCTGTAGTAGCAATTGTGATTCTGATCGTGATAGCATGGGTTCTCATCAAGTACTTGTAGAAAGGGCACCAAGTATCTAATATGCCATTTATATGGATCTGCATGATGCTAGTCTTGCGTGTTTATATCCTGAGATTTCACTTGGTATTCCTGGGAGAAAGGCAAAATAATATCCGCACTTTTTTGCTTGATATAATATAGAAATATCTCTTAATTTGTAGTGTTTGCATTCTGCCTCCTCGTGACATGTTTGCTTCCAGCAACAATGCTGGAATTTGCATTGTGGCATATGGCTGGCTTCCGCTGCTCGTTAGGCCACCGCTGGAAGAGTCGGAGGGCAATCCATAGCAATTTGGAGGAGACGCCAGCCTTCACAGGTGATGGGgaatgtgttatatatatatatatatatatatatatatatatatatatatatatatatatatatatgtcctacCGTGTTATGCTCATGTTTTGGTTGGACTATATGTATCATTGTGAAATCTAAAGAAGTCTTGCACTAGCTATCAACTATATATGAGTGAATTTTTGAacaaaaattaattttgaaaatttttaagATAGTGTCTCAACTTTTAAAAATTTTCacagaatattttttaaaatgattattCTGTCTCCATTTACCATTGTCTTTTGCTCCGTCTCTAGTCATGCTTATATTGCGTTCATCTTCTCTTTCACTAAATGTCCAACAATAGAGGCACAACAACTCTTGCTAGACTAGCGAGGAGGTTGTGGGTCATCCCCCTCCCTTCTTGCGCCTGACTGATGACAATGACAAGGGGGTGGGGGATGGGAGGGTTAGTAAGGGCGTGTTTTCTTCTTCATCGATAGTCGATGGTGAGAAAGGGGCATGAGGAGATTGTGTAACCCTTTTATCGTCAGTAATGGAGGTTATAGGGGAAAGTAAGTCACCCCCTCTTTCCTTTCTTATGGTTATGGAGAATCGTTAGGTCTAGCATGAGTCATGCGATTGTTATAGTGAGATTCGATGAGGAGATCTACTCAAAAATAGGAGTAGGTGTAATTGTTATAATGAGATTCGATGAGGAGACCTACTCAAAAATAGGAGTAGGTGTAATGATGAAAGCATGAGTAAAATGATCATTTCATATAATCATACATTCTATAAAATTCTCAATTTTAATAACTTctttcagtatatatatatatatatatatgtatatatatatatatgtatatgtatatatatacacgaacGTACGTACGTAAATACATCTACAACGCGGTGCGGCGGTTCCGTCTACCATTTCCTCCTCCGAAACCCCACACAACGGCCGACCCCACGGCCACAGAGGCGCAAACAAGTCTCTTCAATTCCATATCTCCACCACCCGATACGTCAAACCCTTCTGCGTCCTCCTCCTCTAGTTGAGGAATCTTATAAGCTGTTCTCTTTTGATCACCACTTGCTTTCCTCGATCGTTCGCCTCCGGCGGTTGGACCTTTGGGGAGGGGGAAGGGGGGATTCTTAACCACCCCTTGATCCGTCTATATTTTCCTTCGGACCTTGGGTGTTCGTCCCGATTGCGATGGCTGCTCCACCTGCAAGAGCTCGAGTCGACTACGATTACCTCATCAAACTTCTCCTGATCGGCGACAGCGGTAACGGTTTCCGTTCCCCTCTCGTTCCAATGGATTCAGTGGCTTGCGTGTATGTTTCCTTTGATTTGCTTTTCATCTGAAAGTTTCGGGTCTTCCCTTCCCCTGTTTGGGTGAGATCTTTGTGCGTTCTTGATTCAAGGAGTATGTGGCTCGATCAGTCAATGTGGTTGGGATGGATCAGCATAAAAGCATGGATTTTCTTGGGCTCTATCTATGGGGGGATCACAGTTCGGGTGTTGGTTTGAGATAGGGAATCCGTTTGGGTTTGTCGAGTAAGATATGGGAGCTAGATCTCGTTGGATCTTACACTTCTGATTAGCATATTGGATTTCTTTAGGCATGGTATCCAAAGTCGATCATTCGATGGTGCTTCATGCTAGATTCCAATGCTCTTTCTTTGCTCCCAATATTACTTGTAAACGAACAATccaattatttattttctttttctctggGAGAACGCTTCAACATCAAGCTTGTTGTCTAGGCAGCGCATTCTTTTCTTCTATTCTATTGTGTATAAGATTAATCTGTTAGGAAAGGCTTaaatgttttctttttgcattttCATGTTACGGATTGAGTGTTGTGCATGGTCTAGTCAGCTCATTTGGAGTATTTTTTATTCCCTCAGTTAAATTTTAGCTGTGCATACTGTGTATGTTGTTGTCCTTCTCGATCAGAATTTATCAGGTTCTTAAATCTGCTTGATTAGATAAATCTTTCGGATGAGATTTCATTGTTTGGTTGGTTGGGATATTATGAATATGCAAGTTATAGGACTTAGTTGGGAACCTGGTTACACATGAATGATGCTGGAGAGATGTGATCATAATCTTTAGAAGTTTTTATTTGATTAAGGAAACTTGATAGATACTCTAACTTGAGGGCAGAAATTTGATCCGAAATGGTAAATTTTGTATGGATGTGTTAAATTTAGTAAAAATGAGAGTAACCAGGGCAAGTTTATTTTGCTAAATGAGTTTTATGTTGTTCTTTTATTAGCTTCGTTTATGGCTCCGAAGTGGATGTTCTGGGCTCTAGTTAAGCTGGTATGACTCATGTTGGTTCAATTTAAGATACATAAAGTAGAAGTCACTTTCTTATctatttctttcctttctttttcttaacTTTATTCTAAAAGTTTGAATCATAATTTAGATTTTTAGCTGTCCAGAAGTTTGTAATTTCTTTTAGTTTACATTTTCCTGGTATTTGTCTCAAGGTCATTTGATCTCTAATCCAGATTTATAAGAAATTTGTATGATTTAATCGAAGGTCTAGCCTAACTGGTAAAGGCTTTGATAGCTTATTATAAGGTCTTGGGCTCGAATCCTGCCTTCATCATTTACCCTttgtgaaaaaaatatatataatccttCTATCCTTGGCTTGGTAAGAAAGGATCCTTTTGTATCCatctttgttttttctcttttttggctTGAGTAGTTTCTTGTCATAAAATTGTttgttcttgagccaagatctattatCATCCTCCATAAAGAATTGAGCTCTAACTTGTTTGGACTTTCTAAACTTGGTTTACAAGTGATCACAGTG contains the following coding sequences:
- the LOC135640366 gene encoding syntaxin-52-like; protein product: MATSLDQWTRELNEASKLAEDISVMISERGSLPPSGPDTQRHLTAMRRKITILRTRLESLESILSKLPSLQPIKDKELNKRQEMLANLKSKADQMASELNMSNFGNRKDLFGDGKKSADVVSRTAGLDNQGIVGLQRQIMREQDEGLEKLEETVLSTKHIALAVNEELDLHTRLIDDLDEHVDITDTRLQRVQKRLAILSKRTKGGCSCMCLLLSVVAIVILIVIAWVLIKYL